Proteins encoded together in one Carassius auratus strain Wakin chromosome 32, ASM336829v1, whole genome shotgun sequence window:
- the LOC113051332 gene encoding leucine-rich repeat-containing protein 4C-like: MLNKMTSYHQCQMLRGPRWKGAWSDPLFLLLLALQLLVVAGLVRAQTCPSVCSCSNQFSKVICTRRGLKDVPDGISTNTRYLNLQDNQIQVIKVDSFKHLRHLEILQLSRNHIRNIEIGAFNGLTSLNTLELFDNRLTTIPNGAFEYLSKLKELWLRNNPIESIPSDAFSRLPSLRRLDLGELKRLSYISSGAFQGLSNLRYLNLGMCNLKEVPNIQPLIRLDELEMSGNQLTVIQPSSFKGLVHLQKLWMMHAQVQTIERNSFDDLHSLRELNLAHNNLTFLPHDLFTPLHHLQRVHLHHNPWNCNCDVLWLSWWLRETVPTNTSCCARCNSPPSLKGRYIGELDQSYFQCYAPVIAEPPSDLNLTEGMGAKLKCRTNSVTSVSWLTPNGSIITHGALKMRISVQNDGTLYFTNVTIQDTGTYTCIVSNTLGNISASAVLNVTSVDNSGFSYFTTVTVKTVETSIDGESRTPVQPSFGWASSSTTRGTPIATEKAYTIPVTDIDIDGALNGLEEVMKTTKIIIGCFVAITLMAAVMLIIFYKMRKQHHQQDHDGPTRTMEIISVQELTSVPAIASHLALSPLEHEHYDPYTSYNSYKTAYNHVSALNSLHSSVHEPLLIQASSKDNVQETQI, encoded by the coding sequence ATGTTGAACAAGATGACCTCTTACCATCAGTGCCAGATGTTGAGAGGTCCTAGATGGAAAGGGGCTTGGTCTGACCCCCTGTTTCTCCTGCTTTTAGCCCTGCAGTTGCTTGTTGTCGCTGGATTGGTACGAGCCCAAACCTGTCCTTCCGTATGTTCCTGTAGTAATCAATTTAGTAAGGTAATCTGCACACGCAGAGGGCTAAAGGATGTCCCTGATGGCATCTCCACCAATACACGGTATCTAAACCTTCAGGACAATCAGATCCAAGTCATCAAAGTAGACAGTTTCAAGCATCTACGACACCTTGAGATTCTTCAGCTTAGTAGAAACCATATCCGCAACATTGAGATTGGCGCCTTCAATGGGCTGACCAGCCTTAACACTCTGGAGCTTTTTGACAATCGGCTCACGACCATCCCAAATGGCGCCTTTGAGTATCTATCAAAACTGAAAGAGCTGTGGCTTAGGAATAACCCTATCGAGAGCATACCGTCTGATGCCTTCAGTCGCTTGCCCTCCCTGCGGCGGTTGGACTTGGGAGAGCTGAAGCGTCTCTCCTACATTTCGAGTGGAGCATTTCAGGGCTTAAGTAACCTTCGGTACCTGAATCTGGGCATGTGTAACCTCAAAGAGGTCCCCAATATTCAGCCCTTGATTCGCTTGGATGAGCTGGAGATGTCTGGGAACCAGCTCACCGTCATTCAACCAAGTTCTTTTAAGGGTCTCGTTCATCTTCAGAAGCTGTGGATGATGCACGCCCAAGTCCAAACCATAGAGCGAAACTCCTTTGATGACCTGCACTCTTTACGAGAGCTCAACCTGGCTCACAACAACCTCACCTTTTTGCCCCATGATCTCTTCACGCCTTTGCACCACCTGCAGCGAGTGCATTTGCATCACAATCCCTGGAACTGCAACTGTGACGTTCTTTGGCTGAGCTGGTGGCTGAGAGAGACCGTACCTACAAACACCAGCTGCTGCGCCCGCTGCAATTCCCCTCCCAGCCTCAAGGGGCGCTACATTGGCGAGCTAGACCAGAGCTATTTTCAGTGCTATGCGCCCGTTATTGCCGAGCCACCTTCCGACCTCAATTTGACTGAAGGAATGGGGGCAAAACTGAAATGTCGGACGAACTCAGTGACCTCAGTCAGCTGGCTAACTCCAAATGGCTCCATCATAACACATGGGGCTCTCAAGATGCGCATCTCTGTCCAAAACGACGGAACATTATACTTCACCAACGTCACCATACAGGACACGGGAACCTACACTTGCATTGTAAGCAATACACTAGGCAACATTTCGGCCTCTGCTGTCCTCAACGTGACGTCCGTTGACAACAGTGGCTTTAGTTACTTCACTACAGTCACCGTAAAGACAGTTGAAACCTCTATCGATGGGGAGAGTAGGACACCGGTGCAGCCTTCTTTTGGCTGGGCCTCCTCTTCAACCACAAGGGGAACACCTATTGCCACAGAGAAAGCATACACCATTCCTGTGACCGACATAGACATTGATGGGGCTCTTAATGGTTTGGAGGAGGTGATGAAAACCACCAAGATCATCATTGGCTGCTTTGTGGCCATCACGCTCATGGCGGCCGTAATGCTCATAATTTTCTACAAGATGCGCAAACAGCACCACCAGCAGGATCATGATGGGCCGACCCGCACCATGGAGATCATCAGTGTACAAGAGCTGACGAGTGTTCCTGCTATAGCGAGTCACCTGGCTCTTTCGCCCCTGGAGCATGAGCATTACGACCCCTATACCTCCTATAACTCCTACAAAACTGCTTATAACCATGTGTCGGCTCTTAACTCACTGCATAGTTCAGTGCATGAACCATTACTTATTCAAGCCAGCTCAAAGGATAACGTGCAGGAGACTCAAATTTGA